A section of the Drosophila sechellia strain sech25 chromosome 3L, ASM438219v1, whole genome shotgun sequence genome encodes:
- the LOC116800912 gene encoding LOW QUALITY PROTEIN: uncharacterized protein LOC116800912 (The sequence of the model RefSeq protein was modified relative to this genomic sequence to represent the inferred CDS: inserted 1 base in 1 codon), protein MEKCRRRDLDSDPQSEAGTTGDGVGTGGRVVGIGHWHVCRFMQHFSNYIRVGRHYNGNYTQEPQNMPVGGWXTEFVGGVALRPALWHSGIPAYWHSGIPASLSSSRGAAT, encoded by the exons atggaAAAGTGTCGTCGCCGCGACCTGGACTCTGATCCGCAGTCGGAGGCAGGGACAACCGGCGACGGTGTTGGAACGGGAGGCAGAGTCGTGGGCATTGGCCATTGGCACGTCTGTCGGTTTATGCAACATTTTAGCAATTATATTCGCGTCGGGCGACATTACAACGGCAATTACACGCAGGAGCCACAGAACATGCCCGTGGGCGGAT CCACGGAGTTTGTGGGGGGTGTGGCACTCCGTCCGGCACTCTGGCATTCTGGCATTCCGGCTTACTGGCATTCTGGCATTCCGGCGTCCCTGTCATCGTCACGTGGAGCGGCAACGTGA